The Haloplanus salinarum genome includes a region encoding these proteins:
- a CDS encoding CBS domain-containing protein: protein MEDVFVGSLMSAPVHTVDGGTALRAAAGLLIEHDVGSVVVVEQGRLDGILTVTDVVRIVAGEASYGPETPVSDVMSTDVVTVAAADSVEAAADRMVETGHYHLPVVDGGAPIGIVTATDLAAYVSTVRAPNPPRRG from the coding sequence ATGGAAGACGTGTTCGTCGGAAGCCTCATGTCGGCGCCGGTTCACACCGTCGACGGTGGCACCGCACTACGGGCCGCGGCGGGACTGTTGATCGAACACGACGTCGGCTCGGTCGTCGTCGTCGAGCAGGGCCGTCTCGACGGGATCCTGACCGTGACCGACGTCGTGCGGATCGTCGCGGGTGAGGCGTCGTACGGGCCCGAGACGCCCGTTTCGGACGTCATGAGCACGGACGTCGTCACGGTCGCTGCGGCCGACAGCGTCGAGGCGGCCGCCGATCGGATGGTCGAGACGGGCCACTACCACCTGCCGGTCGTCGACGGCGGGGCGCCCATCGGTATCGTCACGGCGACCGACCTCGCGGCGTACGTCTCGACGGTCCGGGCGCCGAACCCACCCCGCCGGGGGTAG